A genomic stretch from Nitrobacter winogradskyi Nb-255 includes:
- the arsB gene encoding ACR3 family arsenite efflux transporter, giving the protein MSTFERYLTFWVALCIVVGIAFGHVMPGVFQAIGAAEIAKVNLPVAVLIWLMVIPMLLKIDFAALGEVGRHWRGIGVTLFVNWAVKPFSMALLGWLFIGWLFRSLLPADQIDSYIAGLIILAAAPCTAMVFVWSNLTKGEPHFTLSQVALNDAIMVVAFAPIVGLLLGLSAITVPWGTLILSVALYIVIPVIVAQIIRRRLLSSGGQAALDRLLAKLGPVSLVSLLATLVLLFGFQGEQIMAQPMVIALLAVPILIQVYFNSGLAYLLNRISGEQHCVAGPSALIGASNFFELAVAAAISLFGFHSGAALATVVGVLIEVPVMLSVVWIVNRSKGWYERDGKAAAVVEANR; this is encoded by the coding sequence ATGTCTACATTCGAACGCTATCTCACCTTCTGGGTCGCGCTTTGCATCGTCGTCGGCATCGCGTTCGGCCATGTGATGCCAGGCGTGTTTCAGGCGATCGGCGCGGCGGAAATCGCCAAGGTCAACCTGCCGGTGGCCGTACTGATCTGGCTCATGGTCATTCCGATGCTGCTCAAGATCGACTTCGCCGCGCTCGGCGAGGTCGGCCGTCACTGGCGTGGCATCGGCGTGACGCTGTTCGTCAACTGGGCGGTGAAGCCTTTCTCCATGGCTTTGCTCGGCTGGCTCTTCATCGGCTGGTTGTTCCGGTCACTGCTGCCCGCCGACCAGATCGACAGCTATATTGCCGGCCTCATCATTCTTGCCGCAGCCCCCTGCACGGCGATGGTATTCGTCTGGTCGAACCTGACGAAGGGTGAACCGCATTTCACGCTGAGCCAGGTCGCGCTCAACGACGCGATCATGGTGGTGGCCTTCGCGCCTATAGTGGGGCTCTTGCTCGGTCTGTCCGCGATCACGGTGCCATGGGGCACGCTGATACTGTCGGTGGCGCTCTACATCGTCATCCCGGTGATTGTCGCGCAAATCATCCGACGGCGTCTACTGTCGAGCGGCGGGCAGGCTGCGCTCGACAGGCTGCTCGCGAAGCTCGGGCCGGTCTCACTGGTATCGCTGCTGGCGACGCTGGTGCTGTTGTTCGGTTTCCAGGGCGAGCAAATCATGGCGCAGCCGATGGTGATCGCGCTGCTCGCCGTGCCGATCCTGATCCAGGTCTATTTCAATTCCGGGCTCGCCTATTTGCTCAATCGAATCTCGGGGGAGCAACATTGTGTCGCCGGGCCGTCGGCCCTGATTGGCGCGTCCAACTTCTTCGAGCTGGCCGTTGCGGCCGCCATCAGCCTGTTCGGTTTTCACTCCGGCGCGGCGCTCGCGACCGTTGTCGGTGTGCTGATCGAAGTGCCGGTCATGCTCTCCGTCGTGTGGATCGTGAACCGCTCCAAAGGTTGGTACGAGCGCGACGGTAAGGCGGCGGCGGTTGTGGAGGCAAACCGTTGA
- the arsH gene encoding arsenical resistance protein ArsH codes for MLPNLPNVDADCIAVPRIDRLRATPSTHPPRILLLYGSLRERSYSRFLTQEAERLLKHFGAETRIFDPHGLPLPDGAAIDHPKVRELRKLSLWSEGQVWTSPERHGAMSAVMKAQIDWIPLSVGAVRPTQGRTLAVMQVSGGSQSFNAVNQMRVLGRWMRMVTIPNQSSVAKAYQEFDEAGRMKPCSYYDRVVDVMEELVKFTLLTRDVSAYLTDRYSERKESGEALMRRVNLSAASS; via the coding sequence ATGTTGCCAAACCTCCCTAATGTGGATGCCGATTGCATCGCTGTGCCGCGCATTGATCGACTGCGGGCAACACCCTCGACCCATCCGCCCCGTATTCTGTTGCTCTATGGTTCGCTTCGCGAGCGGTCATACAGTCGTTTCCTGACCCAGGAAGCCGAACGCCTGCTGAAGCACTTCGGCGCGGAAACCCGCATCTTCGACCCGCATGGCTTGCCGTTGCCCGATGGAGCGGCAATCGATCACCCGAAGGTGCGTGAACTGCGGAAACTCTCGCTCTGGTCGGAAGGCCAGGTCTGGACCAGCCCGGAGCGGCACGGCGCCATGAGCGCGGTGATGAAGGCACAGATCGATTGGATTCCCCTGTCGGTCGGCGCCGTCCGGCCGACGCAAGGCCGAACGCTTGCCGTCATGCAGGTATCGGGCGGCTCGCAGAGCTTCAACGCCGTCAACCAGATGCGCGTGCTTGGCCGTTGGATGCGGATGGTGACGATCCCCAACCAGTCATCCGTTGCCAAGGCCTATCAGGAGTTTGATGAAGCTGGGCGGATGAAGCCATGCTCCTACTATGATCGGGTCGTCGATGTGATGGAAGAACTGGTCAAGTTCACGCTGCTGACGCGCGATGTCTCGGCTTACCTCACCGACCGATATTCCGAGCGCAAGGAAAGTGGGGAAGCTCTGATGCGGCGGGTGAACCTGTCGGCGGCGTCCTCTTGA
- a CDS encoding FixH family protein translates to MITALTKRAVAAVLAAALSVTAFSAAKADITDYAFRLVQTEIKHGNGAIVAVRLIDKRSGKAVPDAVIFATRIDMAPDGMESMAAPIEALPSTEPGVYRFKTNLTMAGGWRLSLGAKIQGETGTLENKLVLKATP, encoded by the coding sequence ATGATAACTGCTCTTACGAAGCGCGCCGTTGCGGCGGTGCTTGCGGCCGCGCTTTCCGTGACGGCCTTCTCGGCAGCGAAAGCCGACATCACGGACTATGCGTTTCGACTCGTTCAAACTGAGATCAAGCACGGTAACGGCGCCATCGTCGCTGTCCGGCTCATCGACAAGCGATCCGGCAAAGCAGTTCCGGACGCGGTCATCTTCGCGACCCGGATCGACATGGCGCCCGACGGTATGGAGTCGATGGCGGCGCCGATCGAGGCTCTGCCATCGACCGAGCCGGGCGTCTATCGCTTCAAGACCAACCTGACGATGGCTGGTGGCTGGCGGCTTTCGCTCGGCGCCAAGATCCAGGGTGAAACCGGAACGCTCGAGAACAAACTGGTCCTGAAAGCGACACCATGA
- a CDS encoding efflux RND transporter periplasmic adaptor subunit, whose protein sequence is MKPLALMGLALAAILAAGAGGYWAGVRNLPITGLREWLGVEATFAAAEPAGTGAVIYYQDPDGKPAYSATPRKTADGRAFRAVRASEDVSFEEKQPTTAEATGQPGARRVLYYRNPMGLPDTSPTPKKDSMGMDYIPVYEGEDDGGSVVRVSLGKLQRTGVRSELVKRRTVGRLMRVPGMIQLDERRISVVATRSDAFVNEVANVTTGDRVTKGQVLVRLYSPDIAAAGALFLSDLNIGGRDGAIGGARQRLENLGVPPEAIAEIERTRKVPLSITWRAPRDGVVLERNVVEGMKAAPGDVLFRLADISTIWVLADVPEFDLAAVRIGAPVTVRVRSLPGRSFEGRVSLIYPQVGEATRTARVRIEIANPDGVLLPNMYAEVEIGTGDAAPVVAVPDSAVIDTGTRQVVIIDRGDGRFEPRDVKIGLRGEGLTEIREGIAEGDRVVVAANFLIDAESNLKAALRGLTPPEARP, encoded by the coding sequence ATGAAACCGCTCGCTCTCATGGGCCTCGCCCTCGCCGCTATTTTAGCGGCGGGGGCCGGAGGCTATTGGGCGGGTGTTCGGAATCTTCCGATCACCGGCCTCCGCGAATGGCTTGGTGTCGAGGCAACCTTCGCAGCGGCAGAGCCGGCCGGCACGGGAGCGGTGATTTACTATCAGGACCCTGACGGTAAGCCAGCTTACTCGGCAACACCGCGCAAAACCGCAGACGGCCGTGCTTTCCGCGCCGTTCGCGCCAGCGAGGATGTGAGCTTCGAAGAGAAGCAGCCGACGACAGCCGAGGCGACCGGGCAGCCCGGCGCGCGGCGCGTCCTCTACTACCGCAATCCGATGGGTCTGCCGGACACCTCACCGACGCCGAAGAAGGACTCGATGGGGATGGACTACATCCCGGTCTATGAAGGCGAGGATGACGGCGGCTCGGTCGTGCGGGTGTCGCTTGGCAAACTCCAACGGACCGGTGTGCGATCCGAGTTGGTCAAGCGCCGCACCGTCGGCAGACTGATGCGCGTACCGGGAATGATCCAGCTCGACGAGCGGCGCATCTCTGTGGTTGCAACGCGGAGCGATGCTTTCGTCAACGAAGTGGCGAATGTTACGACTGGAGACCGAGTGACGAAAGGCCAGGTACTGGTCCGGCTCTACTCGCCCGACATCGCTGCCGCGGGTGCGCTGTTTCTCAGCGATCTCAATATTGGCGGTCGCGACGGCGCTATCGGCGGTGCTCGCCAGCGCCTGGAAAATCTGGGAGTACCACCCGAGGCCATCGCCGAGATCGAGCGTACCCGCAAGGTGCCGCTATCGATCACATGGCGCGCGCCGCGCGACGGCGTCGTGCTCGAACGCAATGTCGTTGAGGGCATGAAGGCAGCGCCAGGCGATGTGCTATTCCGCCTCGCCGACATCTCGACCATCTGGGTGCTCGCGGACGTTCCGGAGTTCGATCTTGCGGCCGTTCGAATTGGTGCGCCGGTGACGGTACGAGTCCGAAGCCTACCGGGGCGCTCCTTCGAAGGGCGTGTGTCGCTGATCTATCCTCAGGTCGGTGAAGCGACGCGAACCGCGCGCGTGCGGATCGAAATTGCCAATCCTGACGGTGTTCTGCTCCCTAATATGTATGCCGAGGTGGAGATCGGCACCGGCGATGCCGCGCCTGTGGTTGCCGTTCCAGACAGCGCGGTGATCGACACCGGCACGCGACAGGTCGTGATCATAGATCGTGGAGATGGCCGGTTCGAACCGCGCGACGTGAAGATCGGCTTGCGTGGCGAAGGGCTCACCGAAATCCGCGAGGGGATTGCGGAGGGTGACCGTGTCGTTGTCGCGGCGAACTTCCTGATCGACGCCGAGAGCAATCTAAAGGCGGCGCTCCGCGGCCTGACCCCACCGGAGGCCCGGCCATGA